TCACAAAGCCATGATGGACGTGAGGGTTTAGATAAGGCTATGAATGAAGTCTTTGATCTTATACTTCTTGATATTATGTTGCCTTCTTTAAATGGTCTAGAAGTGTTAAGAAGACTAAGGCAAGTATCAGATATCCCCATCATAATGCTTACAGCGAAAGATGAGATAATGGACAAAGTTACTGGCCTTGACATAGGTGCAAATGATTATATGACTAAACCTTTTGCGATTGAAGAATTACTTGCAAGAATAAGAACAGCATTAAAAAAGAACACGCAAGTAAATAAAAGTTCAAATATATTATCTGTTGGAGAGCTAATCATAGACTTGGATCAACATATGGTTAGTTTTAATAACAACTCTATAGATCTAACTAAGACAGAATTTGATTTACTTAAATTACTAGTAGATAATAAAAATATTGTACTTACAAGAAACAAAATTATAGATATAGTATGGGGATATGAGTATATGGGTGATACTAATGTAGTAGATGTATACATAAGATATTTAAGAAGTAAAATAGATGATAGATTTAGCAAGAAATTTATTTATACAGTGCGAGGGGTGGGATATCTTTTAAAAGATGAATAATTTACGATTTATCTTTAAAATTATAATAAAATGCTTCAGATTACTCTTAAGAATGCTCGTAATAATATTAAACTTTACACCAAAATTATTAAGAAAATTAGTTTACACAATTCATAAGAGACTAAGGTTTTCAATTAGTTTTAAGATGACTGCAGTGTATACTTTCATTTTTTCTAGTACACTATTTATATTAAGTGTTAGTTTAATTATTGGATTTAGGTTTTTTTTAATTAATGAAGCAAAAAGCGACCTTACTAAATATAGCACAGTAGCTATTAATTATGCAAAATCAGACAAAGGTCTTCAAAGTTTTAATTATAGTGCTTTTGCTAATATAGAATATGTTACCTTGAATGTATTTGATGAGAATGAAAATCTTGTTTATTCCAGTCAAAACGATAAAAAGGATATATCTTTCCATAAGGATACCAAAGCTAGCCCAGTAATCACTGACCTAAACCAAGAACTTATTTTTGTTACCACTAAACTTAAACTTAATAATAAAATCTTTTTCATTCAAACTTCTAAAACTTTAAATAAAGAAAATGAATATTTGGCTATTTTCGCAGCAATTATTTTTGTTGTAAATGTATTTTCTTTAATTATTACATTAGGTTTTGGTTCTAGAGCTAGTAAAAAAATGCTTTTACCTATAAAAAATATGACAAAAGCAACAAGGGCTATTTCAATTAATGCTTTGGAAAAAAGGCTAAATGTTAGTACTTCTCACGATGAATTAAAGCAACTAGCAGAAACTTTTAATGAGATGCTAAATCGGATTCAAAATTCCTATGAAATGCAAAATCAATTCGTATCAGATGCATCTCACGAACTTAGAACACCTATTGCAGTTATACAAGGTTATGCTAATATGTTATACCGTTGGGGAAAAGATGACAAAGCAGTACTCGACGAATCAATTACAGCTATTAAAAGTGAGTCCTACAATATGCAGCAACTAGTAGAAAAGCTTCTTTTCCTTGCAAGAAGTGATAAGAAAACACAAAAAGTATATAAGGAAAATTTTTGTATAAATGAATTAATAAATGAAATCATCAAGGAGACTAAACTAATTGACGCAAATCATGAAATTTCAAGTGACATTAATGAAGAGTTATCTATTTATGCAGATAAAAATTTATTAAAACAAGCATTACGAATTTTCATTGACAATAGTATTAAGTATACCCCCATTGGCGGAACTATTAAATTAAATAGTTATATCAAAAATAGTAATTTAACAATTGAAATTATAGATACAGGCATTGGTATCGCGAAAAACGATCTTCCCCATATTTTCACTAGATTTTATAGGTGTGATAAATCAAGAGCAAAAGAAAGTGGTGGAACAGGCCTTGGTCTATCTATCTCAAAATGGATCATAGGCAAACATAATGGATCAATTCTAGTAGAAAGCGAACTTGAAATGGGCACAAAAATAACTATTGGGCTTCCAATGGAAAATAAATAATATTCATACTTTAAGATTTTTTTAACTTTTCTTCAATAAACCTCCCCCACTATGCAAATATTTATTCAATTATGTGTATATTGTTTTACATACACTATAGTTATGTGATATGATTAAATTTGGGTTCGTTCTTAAATCTATTTAGATATTATATTTATTTAATAAAGTATTCTTAAGAATCATTTAAAATATTGTATTTGTTTTTACATTATGGAGATTAATAGGAAACTATCTCGCCAGTAAGTTTTCTGACCTTTACTCAATATTTAACATACAATATTTGTAAATTAACTTTATTATAGATAATATGATAGCCATAAGATTATACAAATTAAAGTATATTTTAATTTATAGAATAGATTTTGATATGATAGTACTACAATTTAAATGTATTGATGAATATTAGTTATTAGAAATATTTTAATTTTTATTCAACGGTATAACTATATTATATGAGGAGTGATATTATGCAAATAAGATTAGGATATGTGGCTACAGCATTAAAATCAGCTAAAATAACTTCCGCAAGCACTGTAACTTTTTCTACATATACAAAACAATCGACTGATAGGGATAAGCTTGAAAAGCTACAAAAGGTAGCAGTTTCAAATGTTAATGATTTGCATAAAATTCTGGAATACACTGTAAAAAATGATGTCCACTTTTATAGAATAACTTCTGCTTTAATACCTTTAGCAATACATCCAGAAGTTACTAATTGGGAGTTTAGAAGAATTTTAAAAATGGATTTTGAATGGCTCGGAAATTATATTAACAATAATAATTTAAGGGTAGATACTCATCCAGATGAATCTAATGTTATAAACAGTTCTAAGGAAGAAGTAATAAAAAGCACTATAAAAAGTTTACAGTTTCATGCAAATCTTTTTAAAGATATTAATTATCCTTTAGGAAAAATGGTATTACATATTGGAGGTAAGGAAGGCGGAAAACTTGCTGCTACAGAAAGATTCTTTAAGAATTTTAATAACTTACCAAAAGAAATAACAGATATGCTAATATTTGAAAATGATGACAAAAGTTTTACTACAAAAGAAGTATTAAATATCTGCCAAGAAATAAAGGCACCTATGGTACTAGATGTACATCATCACAACTGTAACAATGGCGGTGACGACCTAGAACCTATGTTAAAAGATATATTCGCCACTTGGGAAGGTCAACCTTTACCACCTAAGGTACATTTTTCTAGTCCAAAAACTGGAGAAAAAGATAAAAAACACGCTGATAACCTTGATGCAGCATCATTCATTGAATTTATTGAGAAATGCATTCCTTTAGGAATAGATTTTGATGTACTAATAGAAGCAAAATTAGCCGATGTGGCTTTCTTCCAACTTCTAGAAGATGTAAAAGTATTTAAACCAGAATGGACTTGGCTTGATAAAACTACTATAGAATTTCAATAAAACACTGCTACAAAAGAGAAGAGTTTAGCAATATTTCCATTGCTAAACTCTTTTCTTTTATGTAAAACTACTTATAATGCATTTAAATATATAATATAAAAGAGGAATAAATATTGCTGGAAGCATGTTACCAACTTTTATTCTTTTAATATCAAGCATATTTGCACCGATTGCTACAATTAATAATCCCCCAACAGCAGACATTTCATTTACAACAGATGTTATTAAAAATTGTTTCATAAGAGAAGCTGTTAAAGTTATAATCCCCTGATATACAAATACTGAAATCGCAGAAAAACATACTCCAACACCTAATGTTGATGAAAAAATAATTGCAAATATACCATCTAACAAAGATTTAGCATAAAGTATATTATAATTTTTAGAAAGACCACTCTCAAGTGAGCCCATTATAGACATTGCACCTACGCAAAATACCAAACTTGCTGTTACAAAGCCATTTGCTATTCCACTCTGACTTGATACTTTACTTTCCAGTAAAGCTCCAATGTTTTCAATACCTTTCTCAATTTTTATTATTTCACCAATAAGAGTTCCAAGCGTTACACTAATGATTAGTAATAATATGTTATTTACCTGTAATGCACCTTTTAATCCAATAAGTATTACACATAACCCTAGACCTTTCATAATTGTTTCAGTATATGTATCAGAAATTTTATTTTTAAATGATGAACCTATAAATCCGCCAATTATTATTGATAATGAATTTACAATTGTGCCTAACATAATTATTCGCCTCCTTATTTTTACTACATTTACAGTTATTATAAACTTAAAAAAATATATTTACAATTACTAATTTAAATGTTATAATTTTTGTAATCTTATAGAATTTAATGACTTGTCAAAGTAAAGTTATTAATTATATTATAAATTCACTGAACAGGAAGAGTAATTAAAGTAATGCAATTTCAGAGAGCTGAGGATAGTGTAATCTCAGTATTGATAACTTTAGTGAATGGACCTGCTAGAAGTAACCCGAACTCAAATTCTGAGTGTAGTAGTTACCGGATGCCCACTGTTAAAAGGGCTAGAGTATTTTAGTACTCGAAATATAAAATATGCTTATTTTTCAGCATAATTTAGGTGGTATAGCGAATATCCTTCGCCCTAATATAGGGCGGAGGTTTTTTTTATTTTAATAATTAATATAAAGGTGGTGATCAATTTGATGTGCTGAAAGATACTAGCTTCTGAAATAATATTAAAACAAATAAATCTTAATTATTTTGAAAAGGGGATGCTTTTTATGAAAACAAATAAAATAATAATAACCTCTCTATTACTGGCAATAGGTCTTATATTGCATCAAATTACACCAGGTATATTTTTAGGTATGAAACCAGATTTATTATTGGTATTTATGATTTTATCCATAACAATTACAAAAGATTTTAAAATTGCGTTAATAACAGGGATAGTTGCCGGTGTTTTATGCGCTTTAACCACCACTTTCCCAGGCGGGCAACTTCCTAGCATTATAGATAAAACAATTACTTCAATAATTGTATATTTTATATATAAAAGCCTAAAATCTAATTCATCGCTTAAATTATCAAGTATTTATTTTCTTGGAACTATAGTAAGTGGTAGTATTTTTTTAAGCTCAGCTCTCTTTCTATTTGGGTTACCTGCACCCTTTTTAGCACTCTTTGTATCAATAGTACTTCCTACGTCTGTATTTAATTGTTTTGTCGGATTTTCTATTCATAAACTTATTGCAACAAACCCAGCATTAAAAAGTAAATTTATAAATTTTTAACTCTAAAAAATATGCTATAAAAATATTAAAGAGTCAAGCTCTATTATAGAGCTTGACTCTTTAATTAACCAATCTAGCTTTGTTCAGGATAATACTCCTTAAATGCTTCATCATAATCTTCTGGTTTGTTAAATTCCTGAACTTCACTTATAAAAGTTTTCGTATCTCCATTTTTCTTCTCAACATATTGTTTTTCTTTACTTACTTTTTTATTATTATCATTCTCCAAAATAACATCTCCTCTTACCTATTTTGGATACAAAATATTTATTGTATCTCTTGCATATAGTATTTGCAAAAACTAAAAATATATATCCTCAAATCATTTTCAAAAAAATAATTATAATTTTACTCAAAAAAAAATGAGCAATTATAAACACTAAACGTGATTATGATTGCTCATTATATTTTTTATTATTAGTCTCTCAAAATTAAACAGAAAAATAGGAACGAGTAATTACAATAGATATTTTGAAGAATAATTAAATTCTTCTATTATAAAGACCGAAGTCTCTATATCTACTCCCTAGAAAGGAGGTGATCCAGCCGCAGGTTCTCCTACGGCTACCTTGTTACGACTTCACCCCAATCATCGATCCCACCTTCGGCCGCTGGCTCCTTACGGTTACCTCACGGACTTCGGGTGTTACCAACTCTCATGGTGTGACGGGCGGTGTGTACAAGGCCCGGGAACGTATTCACCGCGACATGCTGATTCGCGATTACTAGCAACTCCGGCTTCATGTAGGCGAGTTGCAGCCTACAATCCGAACTGGGATGAGTTTTTGAGTTTGGCTCCACCTTGCGGTCTTGCATCTCTTTGTACTCACCATTGTAGCACGTGTGTAGCCCTAGACATAAGGGGCATGATGATTTGACGTCATCCCCACCTTCCTCCCGGTTAACCCGGGCAGTCTCACTAGAGTGCTCAACTTAATGGTAGCAACTAATGATAAGGGTTGCGCTCGTTGCGGGACTTAACCCAACATCTCACGACACGAGCTGACGACAACCATGCACCACCTGTCACCTTGTCCCGAAGGACTTCACTCATCTCTGAGTTATGCAAGGGATGTCAAGTCTAGGTAAGGTTCTTCGCGTTGCTTCGAATTAAACCACATGCTCCGCTGCTTGTGCGGGCCCCCGTCAATTCCTTTGAGTTTTAATCTTGCGATCGTACTCCCCAGGCGGAATACTTAATGTGTTAACGGCGGCACCGAGGTTCGACCCCCGACACCTAGTATTCATCGTTTACGGCGTGGACTACCAGGGTATCTAATCCTGTTTGCTCCCCACGCTTTCATGCCTCAGCGTCAGTTACAGTCCAGTAAGTCGCCTTCGCCACTGGTGTTCTTCCTAATCTCTACGCATTTCACCGCTACACTAGGAATTCCACTTACCTCTCCTGCACTCTAGACACCCAGTTTCAAATGCAGCACCCAAGTTAAGCTCGGGTATTTCACATCTGACTTAAATGTCCGCCTACGCATCCTTTACGCCCAGTAAATCCGGACAACGCTTGCCACCTACGTATTACCGCGGCTGCTGGCACGTAGTTAGCCGTGGCTTCCTCCTCTGGTACCGTCATTATCGTCCCAGAAGACAGAACTTTACAACCCGAAGGCCTTCATCATTCACGCGGCGTTGCTGCGTCAGGGTTTCCCCCATTGCGCAATATTCCCCACTGCTGCCTCCCGTAGGAGTCTGGACCGTGTCTCAGTTCCAATGTGGCCGATCACCCTCTCAGGTCGGCTACGCATCGTTGCCTTGGTGGGCCTTTACCTCACCAACTAGCTAATGCGCCGCGGGTCCATCTCAAAGTGAAATTCCGAAAAATTCCTTTGATGTTAAGATCATGCGATCAAAACATATTATGCGGTATTAATCTCCCTTTCGGGAGGCTATTCCCCTCTTTGAGGCAGGTTACCCACGTGTTACTCACCCGTCCGCCGCTAATTGATCCCGAAGGATCGCATCGCTCGACTTGCATGTGTTAGGCACGCCGCCAGCGTTCGTCCTGAGCCAGGATCAAACTCTCAATTTAAAAGTTTACACTTTTTTAGTTGAAATAATTAATCTGCGCCAACTGTTAAGTTGGTACGCAAGCTCATTACATACTTTTTAGTCTTACGACTAAAATATTACTTTTATTAAAGTAATTGACTGGTTAAAATAAAATATTATTTTATTTCTTTACCTATTTTTCTGTTTAATTTTCAAAGACCGATAAAAACTATATATATTCGTCACTATGTGACTACTTTCTAAAGTATATCAGCTAACTTTATTCATGTCAATACTTTTTTGTTTCTAACACTAAATTATATTTAGACAATAAAAAGGAGCTATTACTAGCTTCTTTTTATGCCATATATTTATTGTTTTTAAAGTCCTAATATAGCAACCACTTTTTCCTTATCAAATCCAATCATTTCTTGTCCATTAATATCTATTACTGGTACTGATCTATATCCTTTTTTTATAAGCGCTTTTTTTGCTTCTAAATTTTCAGAAATATTATGCTCTGTATATTCAATGTTATTTTCTTCGAAAAATTCCTTAGCTAAATGACAAAATCCGCAACTATTACTTGTATAAATTTCAACTTTGTTCATGTATAATCTCCCCTTAAGTTTTATTATTTCCAATTTAATTGTATACAATTAAATCTAATTTCATATTATCATTTTTCGCAAGTTAAGTCAATATTATTCTTGTCTAATATTATTACTTCGAATTTTGAAGAATTATTTAACTAGTATTCCTCTAAATTGCTAATTTATTAAAATATTTTCTTTATTTTATATTTACATATATTTTATATAATATTATGATAGTCTTAACACTATACGTTAGTGACAAAATACTTTATAATTGTTTTGTACTTTAAAGAGGTTAAGCATAAATATTAGGAGGTAGCAACTAATGATTAATTTATTGGAAATAATAAATAGAGCTAAAATTGAACATAACTTAAGTAAACTAGAAATCATTGATATTTTAAAAAACAATGATATGAACCAAGAATTGTTTAATGCGGCAGACGAAGTTCGAAAAAAATATGTGAGTGACGATGTTCATCTTCGTGGGCTTATTGAATTTACCAATATATGCAAGAACAACTGCCTTTACTGTGGACTCAGGCGAGATAATAAAAATTTAGTTAAATATAGATTAACACATGAACAAATTTTAGACTTTGCAACTAAGGCTAAATCTTTTGGCTATAAAACAATTGTACTTCAAGGTGGAGAAGATGATTATTATACCGTGAACAAAATCATCAAAATAATAAAAGATATCAAGGCTTTAGGTTTAGCTTTAACTTTAAGTCTAGGCGAAAAAACTTATGATGAGTATAAAGCCTTTAAAGATGCTGGTGCTGATAGATATCTTTTAAGAATTGAGACAACTGATAAGAAACTTTATGAAGAGCTAGATCCTGGCATGAGTCACGAGTACAGACTTAATTGTTTAAAGAACCTAAAAAAATTAGGTTATGAAGTAGGTACAGGCGTTATGGTTGGTCTCCCAAATCAAACCATAGAATCATATGCGGATGACATATTGTTTTTCAAAGAAATTAATGCTGACATGTTAGGAATAGGTCCTTTCATTCCTAATGAAGATACACCACTTGCAAATTGCCATGGTCGTGAGCTAATTATGGCCCTTAAAGTTATGGCTATAACACGTTTGCTTCTACCAGATATTAACATACCTGCAACAACTGCTATGGAGTCTTTAAATAAAAATGGAAGGCTGATGGCACTTCAAAGTGGTGCTAATGTAGTTATGCCTAATGTTACAGAAGGTGAATACAGAAAATATTATGCACTATACCCTGGTAAAATTTGTACTGGAGATACTCCCTCTCATTGTAGGGGATGCATAACCGGTAAAATTAACAGTATTGGAAGAACCGTTTCGACTAATTATGGATTTCGAGGAAATAAAAACAACAAATGATTTTATAACATAAAAAAGAGCCCTATAGGCTCTTTTCTTAACGAAAAG
This window of the Clostridium estertheticum genome carries:
- a CDS encoding response regulator transcription factor: MNEQKILIIEDEVKIARFLELELKYEGYIVSQSHDGREGLDKAMNEVFDLILLDIMLPSLNGLEVLRRLRQVSDIPIIMLTAKDEIMDKVTGLDIGANDYMTKPFAIEELLARIRTALKKNTQVNKSSNILSVGELIIDLDQHMVSFNNNSIDLTKTEFDLLKLLVDNKNIVLTRNKIIDIVWGYEYMGDTNVVDVYIRYLRSKIDDRFSKKFIYTVRGVGYLLKDE
- a CDS encoding glutaredoxin family protein codes for the protein MNKVEIYTSNSCGFCHLAKEFFEENNIEYTEHNISENLEAKKALIKKGYRSVPVIDINGQEMIGFDKEKVVAILGL
- a CDS encoding tryptophan transporter, which encodes MKTNKIIITSLLLAIGLILHQITPGIFLGMKPDLLLVFMILSITITKDFKIALITGIVAGVLCALTTTFPGGQLPSIIDKTITSIIVYFIYKSLKSNSSLKLSSIYFLGTIVSGSIFLSSALFLFGLPAPFLALFVSIVLPTSVFNCFVGFSIHKLIATNPALKSKFINF
- the uvsE gene encoding UV DNA damage repair endonuclease UvsE, whose translation is MQIRLGYVATALKSAKITSASTVTFSTYTKQSTDRDKLEKLQKVAVSNVNDLHKILEYTVKNDVHFYRITSALIPLAIHPEVTNWEFRRILKMDFEWLGNYINNNNLRVDTHPDESNVINSSKEEVIKSTIKSLQFHANLFKDINYPLGKMVLHIGGKEGGKLAATERFFKNFNNLPKEITDMLIFENDDKSFTTKEVLNICQEIKAPMVLDVHHHNCNNGGDDLEPMLKDIFATWEGQPLPPKVHFSSPKTGEKDKKHADNLDAASFIEFIEKCIPLGIDFDVLIEAKLADVAFFQLLEDVKVFKPEWTWLDKTTIEFQ
- a CDS encoding DUF554 domain-containing protein — protein: MLGTIVNSLSIIIGGFIGSSFKNKISDTYTETIMKGLGLCVILIGLKGALQVNNILLLIISVTLGTLIGEIIKIEKGIENIGALLESKVSSQSGIANGFVTASLVFCVGAMSIMGSLESGLSKNYNILYAKSLLDGIFAIIFSSTLGVGVCFSAISVFVYQGIITLTASLMKQFLITSVVNEMSAVGGLLIVAIGANMLDIKRIKVGNMLPAIFIPLLYYIFKCIISSFT
- a CDS encoding sensor histidine kinase — protein: MTAVYTFIFSSTLFILSVSLIIGFRFFLINEAKSDLTKYSTVAINYAKSDKGLQSFNYSAFANIEYVTLNVFDENENLVYSSQNDKKDISFHKDTKASPVITDLNQELIFVTTKLKLNNKIFFIQTSKTLNKENEYLAIFAAIIFVVNVFSLIITLGFGSRASKKMLLPIKNMTKATRAISINALEKRLNVSTSHDELKQLAETFNEMLNRIQNSYEMQNQFVSDASHELRTPIAVIQGYANMLYRWGKDDKAVLDESITAIKSESYNMQQLVEKLLFLARSDKKTQKVYKENFCINELINEIIKETKLIDANHEISSDINEELSIYADKNLLKQALRIFIDNSIKYTPIGGTIKLNSYIKNSNLTIEIIDTGIGIAKNDLPHIFTRFYRCDKSRAKESGGTGLGLSISKWIIGKHNGSILVESELEMGTKITIGLPMENK
- the hydE gene encoding [FeFe] hydrogenase H-cluster radical SAM maturase HydE, whose amino-acid sequence is MINLLEIINRAKIEHNLSKLEIIDILKNNDMNQELFNAADEVRKKYVSDDVHLRGLIEFTNICKNNCLYCGLRRDNKNLVKYRLTHEQILDFATKAKSFGYKTIVLQGGEDDYYTVNKIIKIIKDIKALGLALTLSLGEKTYDEYKAFKDAGADRYLLRIETTDKKLYEELDPGMSHEYRLNCLKNLKKLGYEVGTGVMVGLPNQTIESYADDILFFKEINADMLGIGPFIPNEDTPLANCHGRELIMALKVMAITRLLLPDINIPATTAMESLNKNGRLMALQSGANVVMPNVTEGEYRKYYALYPGKICTGDTPSHCRGCITGKINSIGRTVSTNYGFRGNKNNK